One window from the genome of Drosophila albomicans strain 15112-1751.03 chromosome 2L, ASM965048v2, whole genome shotgun sequence encodes:
- the LOC117563288 gene encoding skin secretory protein xP2 → MKFFVLAVCAIAAVSADVSHLNLGGGNGYNYDKPTPSFDIDIRSAAGPSYSAPAPAPAPIYSAPAPAPIYSAPAPAPQPEYLPPVQDIPAPAPVYSAPAPAPVYSAPAPAPAPVYSAPAPAPVYSAPAPAPEYSAPAPAPEYLPPVQDIPAPAPAPVYSAPAPAPVYSAPAPAPVYSAPAPAPVFSAPAPAPEYSAPAPAPEYLPPVQDIPAPAPVYSAPAPAPVYSAPAPAPAPVYSAPAPAPIYSAPAPAPAAPIFSAPSGPSYSAPAVESSGYEYNVPAKRFRF, encoded by the coding sequence AAATTCTTCGTTTTGGCTGTTTGCGCAATTGCCGCTGTTTCGGCTGATGTCTCGCATCTGAATCTGGGCGGTGGCAACGGCTACAACTACGACAAGCCAACCCCATCGTTCGACATTGACATTCGCTCAGCAGCTGGACCATCCTACTCTGCCCCTGCTCCAGCTCCCGCTCCAATCTACTCGGCTCCCGCACCAGCTCCCATCTACTCAGCACCTGCTCCCGCTCCTCAGCCCGAGTACCTTCCCCCTGTGCAGGACATTCCCGCTCCAGCTCCAGTCTACtctgctccagctccagctccagtttACTCTGCTCCTGCTCCCGCACCAGCTCCAGTCTActctgctcctgctccagctccagtttactctgctcctgctcctgctcctgagTACAGCGCACCTGCTCCAGCTCCCGAGTACCTGCCACCTGTGCAAGACATCCCTGCTCCTGCACCAGCTCCAGTCTACtctgctccagctccagcgCCAGTCTACTCTGCCCCTGCTCCCGCTCCAGTCTACTCTGCCCCTGCCCCCGCTCCAGTCTTCTCTGCCCCCGCTCCTGCTCCTGAGTACAGCGCACCTGCCCCAGCTCCAGAGTACCTGCCACCTGTGCAAGACATccctgctcctgctccagtCTACTCTGCCCCAGCTCCTGCTCCCGTCTACTCGGCTCCTGCTCCTGCACCAGCTCCAGTCTACTCTGCTCCAGCTCCCGCTCCCATCTACTCAGCTCCAGCACCTGCACCAGCTGCTCCCATCTTCTCGGCACCTTCCGGTCCCAGCTACTCTGCTCCAGCTGTTGAGTCCAGCGGATACGAGTACAACGTGCCAGCCAAGCGTTTCCGTTTCTAA